In Deinococcus proteolyticus MRP, a single genomic region encodes these proteins:
- a CDS encoding PSP1 domain-containing protein — protein sequence MQLVRYPRSPALHAVISEQSYPSGTPVVVQGQRGPELAYTRGEAGAGSPQASQPPAGQLLRAASPEDLAQAERLSGLAEDIKWSLRAQARAQGLAVKIVSLEFTLDEALLTLSYSAEDRLDLRGLIAEVRPYTQARVNFAAVGAREQAVTLGAIGACGRENCSSRFLQELPPITIRMARDQQLPLNPDKLSGPCGRLMCCLQYEHPMYLELLRDLPRRGAHACHTGSGACGKVTKLHPLTAQVDLATENGVLEHVPVSELEVQRGKGKRGGRAGD from the coding sequence ATGCAGCTTGTCCGTTACCCCCGCAGCCCGGCCCTCCACGCCGTCATCAGTGAGCAGTCCTATCCCAGCGGCACGCCGGTGGTGGTGCAGGGCCAGCGTGGACCGGAGCTGGCCTATACCCGCGGCGAGGCGGGCGCAGGAAGTCCGCAGGCCAGCCAGCCACCTGCAGGTCAGCTGCTGCGGGCAGCCTCTCCTGAGGACCTGGCCCAGGCCGAACGCCTGAGCGGCCTGGCCGAAGACATCAAGTGGAGCCTGCGGGCCCAAGCCCGGGCGCAGGGGCTGGCGGTCAAGATCGTCAGCCTGGAATTCACCCTCGACGAGGCGCTGCTGACCCTCAGCTACTCGGCCGAGGACCGGCTGGACCTGCGCGGCCTGATTGCCGAGGTGCGCCCCTACACCCAGGCCCGCGTGAACTTCGCGGCGGTGGGCGCACGCGAACAGGCCGTGACGCTGGGCGCCATCGGGGCCTGCGGACGTGAGAACTGCTCCAGCCGCTTCCTGCAAGAGCTGCCGCCCATTACCATTCGCATGGCCCGCGACCAGCAGCTGCCACTGAACCCCGACAAACTCAGCGGTCCCTGTGGCCGGCTGATGTGCTGCTTGCAGTACGAGCACCCCATGTACCTGGAACTGCTGCGTGACCTGCCCCGCCGCGGCGCTCACGCCTGCCACACCGGCAGCGGCGCCTGCGGCAAGGTGACCAAACTGCACCCGCTGACGGCTCAGGTGGACCTGGCCACCGAGAACGGCGTGCTGGAACATGTCCCCGTGAGCGAGCTGGAAGTGCAGCGCGGCAAGGGCAAACGCGGCGGGCGAGCCGGAGACTGA
- a CDS encoding LacI family DNA-binding transcriptional regulator: protein MTKREHSNVTMAAVARAAGVSTATVSYVVNGTKAVTPAVQRRVEQAIEHLGYVPSHAAQVLRTGRSFTLGLVLPDLTNPFFPALAQSLIEEARAQGYAVLVADSHRDERLQTEAIHNLQQRGADALMIIPVSHTEAPDTGAVPSVILDRPGGAHLSVQSDKYMGGQQAAQHLLDLGHIRFAVLAGPARRGQPGERVRGMLDTLSTAGVQISPELFIYSPYSVEDGMAGAQQLLTRGPFTALLCANDTLALGALSTLRQAGHHVGKDLSVVGFDDISWAALSNPSLTTVQQDTDEVARTAVRLALQAIEDPQLSDNCTVPTRLVVRESSGPAPSPIQEEPA, encoded by the coding sequence ATGACCAAACGCGAACACTCCAACGTCACTATGGCTGCTGTCGCCCGCGCCGCCGGGGTATCGACCGCCACCGTGTCATACGTTGTCAACGGCACCAAGGCTGTCACACCAGCTGTGCAGCGCCGGGTTGAGCAGGCCATTGAGCACCTGGGATATGTCCCCTCTCATGCCGCGCAGGTGCTGCGGACCGGGCGCAGTTTCACGCTTGGCCTGGTGCTGCCCGACCTGACCAATCCTTTTTTTCCAGCGCTGGCGCAGTCATTGATAGAAGAAGCGCGGGCACAGGGCTACGCCGTTCTTGTGGCCGACTCTCACCGTGACGAGAGGCTCCAGACAGAAGCCATCCATAACCTTCAGCAGCGCGGCGCTGACGCTCTGATGATTATCCCGGTCAGTCACACCGAAGCGCCCGACACAGGCGCAGTCCCCAGCGTCATTCTTGACCGGCCAGGGGGCGCACATCTGAGCGTGCAGAGCGACAAGTATATGGGCGGGCAGCAAGCAGCCCAGCACTTGCTGGACCTGGGCCACATACGCTTTGCGGTTCTGGCCGGTCCGGCACGCCGTGGCCAGCCCGGCGAGCGTGTGCGCGGCATGCTGGACACCTTGAGTACAGCCGGGGTCCAGATTTCTCCCGAACTGTTCATCTATAGCCCTTACAGCGTTGAAGACGGCATGGCCGGTGCGCAGCAATTACTGACACGCGGGCCGTTCACCGCTTTGCTGTGTGCCAACGACACCCTGGCTCTGGGCGCACTCAGCACCCTGCGCCAAGCGGGGCACCACGTGGGCAAGGACCTCTCCGTGGTCGGCTTCGACGACATTTCCTGGGCAGCCCTGTCCAACCCGTCACTGACCACAGTTCAGCAGGATACAGACGAGGTGGCCCGTACCGCCGTGCGCCTGGCTCTCCAAGCGATTGAAGACCCGCAGCTTAGTGACAACTGCACCGTGCCGACCCGGCTGGTTGTCCGTGAGTCTTCAGGCCCTGCGCCAAGCCCTATTCAGGAGGAACCTGCATGA
- a CDS encoding ribokinase — protein sequence MILVAGSANLDFVTRLPHLPAPGETVLGQTYRTAPGGKGANQAVACARAGAQTAFVGALGRDPFAEPLLASLQESGVQDRTIRLDAPTGAAFITVSEDGENSIAVAAGANALLAPEHLPDLSRVTHLLLQLEVALDTVQAFSAAAQATGVQVMLNAAPAQALPVDLLKHVNLLLVNEGELETLVGDGELEAQLRRAQAAGPQTVVVTLGERGCLAVEGTELMRLPAHRVEVKDTTAAGDTFAGVLAAALASGQPLRRALEQATVASALTCTREGAQPSIPWADETAAALAEYRRHQPPQESEMAHTAQETQA from the coding sequence ATGATTCTGGTTGCTGGAAGTGCCAATCTCGACTTTGTGACCCGCCTGCCGCATTTGCCGGCCCCAGGCGAAACTGTGCTGGGACAGACCTACCGCACCGCGCCCGGAGGCAAGGGGGCCAATCAGGCGGTTGCTTGCGCCCGGGCCGGTGCCCAGACAGCGTTTGTGGGCGCTCTGGGCCGTGACCCCTTCGCAGAGCCGCTGCTCGCTTCATTGCAGGAAAGCGGTGTCCAGGACCGCACAATACGGCTGGACGCTCCAACCGGCGCTGCCTTTATCACTGTCTCAGAAGATGGTGAAAACAGCATTGCCGTGGCAGCTGGCGCGAATGCTTTGCTGGCCCCGGAGCATTTACCCGACCTGAGCAGGGTGACCCACCTGCTGCTGCAACTTGAAGTGGCGCTGGACACGGTACAGGCTTTCTCGGCAGCGGCGCAGGCGACTGGCGTGCAGGTGATGCTGAACGCTGCTCCCGCCCAAGCTCTACCGGTGGACCTGCTGAAGCATGTGAATTTGCTGCTCGTTAATGAGGGTGAGTTGGAAACGCTGGTGGGTGATGGGGAACTGGAAGCCCAATTGCGGCGTGCCCAAGCAGCTGGGCCTCAGACAGTGGTGGTCACTCTGGGTGAGCGGGGATGCCTGGCTGTAGAGGGAACCGAGCTGATGCGCTTACCCGCCCACCGGGTTGAAGTCAAAGACACCACCGCTGCTGGAGATACCTTCGCGGGGGTGCTGGCGGCTGCGCTGGCGTCTGGTCAGCCACTGCGCCGGGCTCTGGAACAAGCCACCGTCGCCAGTGCGCTCACCTGCACGCGTGAGGGCGCTCAGCCCAGTATCCCCTGGGCGGACGAGACCGCAGCGGCATTGGCCGAATATCGGAGACACCAGCCCCCCCAAGAGTCAGAGATGGCCCACACCGCGCAGGAGACCCAAGCATGA
- the rbsD gene encoding D-ribose pyranase has product MKKSGLLNPELSALVAQAGHTQRIVLADAGLPIPPQVRCIDVSVSAGLPQLLPVLQAILGELVVETVSLAQETRDHSPGWYSELRGVLPDVPVHEISHEALKEELPQALAVIRTGETTPYANIILHCGVNF; this is encoded by the coding sequence ATGAAAAAGTCTGGACTTCTTAACCCTGAGCTGAGCGCTCTGGTCGCGCAGGCCGGGCACACCCAGCGCATCGTCCTGGCAGACGCTGGCCTGCCTATTCCGCCTCAGGTCCGGTGCATCGATGTGTCGGTCAGCGCCGGGCTGCCCCAGCTGCTGCCTGTGCTTCAGGCCATCCTGGGTGAACTTGTCGTCGAAACGGTCAGCCTGGCGCAGGAAACGCGGGACCACTCGCCCGGGTGGTACAGCGAGCTGCGAGGTGTCCTGCCAGACGTGCCGGTCCATGAGATTTCGCACGAAGCCCTCAAGGAAGAGCTGCCTCAGGCGCTGGCCGTCATCCGCACCGGTGAAACCACCCCTTACGCCAATATCATCCTGCACTGCGGAGTGAACTTCTGA
- a CDS encoding sugar ABC transporter ATP-binding protein, with product MTDIVKRFGSVEVLHGVHLEVRAGEVHALLGENGAGKSTLMKILAGVQPATSGELRLNGEPVRFRSVADAAHHGVRMLFQELSLAPDLSAEENLYLGDMSPLVSDRELREQAAAHLRSLGLDLPLGVPVRTLSVGERQMLAIARALVGEPRVLVFDEPTAPLTAPEIEKLFEFIAQIRGRGVAVVYISHHLGEVFRIADRVTVLRDGQNIATSDVANTTQQQIIEWMVGRHVEVQSRVQPVSGDPVWQIEARPVGASPLHLELRAGEVVGLVGIVGSGRGAALRSLVGIGGESLWNGQPVRSLEEALRRGIGILPEDRKTEGAVLDGTIRENIALSSLPEVSRAGVIQSGAEGRLAQDWIARLHIRPAQAEYLTGALSGGNQQKVVLGRVLAAQPKVLILEEPTRGVDIGAREEIYEVIAGLAAAGLPIILSSGDAQEVLGLAGRILVFRGGEVVSELHAPVTLEEVIAHVTGARTH from the coding sequence ATGACCGATATCGTCAAGCGCTTCGGCTCCGTTGAAGTGCTTCACGGCGTCCATCTGGAAGTGCGTGCCGGTGAAGTTCACGCCCTGCTGGGCGAAAACGGCGCTGGCAAAAGCACCCTGATGAAAATTCTTGCCGGGGTTCAGCCAGCCACCTCGGGCGAACTGCGCCTGAACGGTGAACCTGTCCGCTTCCGCAGTGTGGCCGATGCCGCCCACCACGGGGTCCGGATGCTGTTCCAGGAATTAAGCCTCGCCCCTGACCTGAGCGCCGAGGAAAACCTGTATCTGGGCGACATGTCTCCCCTGGTCAGTGACCGCGAGTTGCGCGAACAAGCCGCCGCCCACCTGCGCTCGCTGGGCCTGGACCTTCCGCTAGGCGTCCCGGTCCGCACACTCAGCGTGGGTGAACGGCAGATGCTGGCGATTGCCCGTGCCCTGGTAGGTGAGCCCCGCGTGCTGGTGTTCGACGAACCGACAGCCCCACTGACTGCCCCAGAAATAGAAAAGCTCTTTGAGTTCATCGCTCAGATTCGTGGGCGCGGTGTGGCTGTGGTCTACATCTCGCACCACCTCGGGGAGGTATTCCGAATCGCAGACCGGGTCACGGTGCTGCGTGACGGCCAAAATATCGCCACCAGCGACGTTGCCAACACGACACAGCAGCAAATTATCGAGTGGATGGTCGGCAGACATGTGGAGGTGCAGTCGCGGGTCCAGCCGGTCAGCGGTGACCCGGTGTGGCAGATTGAGGCGCGGCCCGTAGGAGCGTCTCCTCTGCACCTGGAACTCCGCGCTGGTGAGGTGGTTGGCCTGGTCGGCATCGTCGGTAGTGGCCGGGGGGCCGCGCTGCGCTCTCTGGTCGGCATCGGCGGGGAAAGCCTGTGGAACGGGCAACCGGTCCGCTCTCTTGAAGAAGCTTTGCGCCGGGGCATCGGCATTCTGCCGGAGGACCGCAAAACTGAGGGGGCCGTACTGGACGGCACCATCCGCGAAAACATCGCCCTTTCAAGCCTGCCAGAGGTATCCCGCGCCGGCGTGATCCAATCCGGTGCCGAGGGCCGACTGGCGCAGGACTGGATTGCCCGGCTGCACATCCGCCCTGCTCAGGCTGAGTACCTGACTGGCGCCCTGTCAGGGGGCAACCAGCAGAAGGTGGTGCTGGGCCGGGTGCTCGCGGCTCAGCCCAAGGTTCTGATTCTGGAAGAACCCACCCGTGGGGTGGACATTGGGGCGCGGGAGGAAATTTATGAAGTCATTGCCGGTCTGGCCGCTGCTGGGCTCCCCATCATTCTTTCGAGCGGTGACGCTCAGGAGGTGCTGGGACTGGCCGGGCGCATTCTCGTTTTCCGGGGCGGAGAGGTCGTGTCCGAACTTCATGCCCCTGTCACCCTTGAGGAGGTGATTGCCCATGTCACAGGTGCACGCACGCACTGA
- a CDS encoding ABC transporter permease, whose product MSQVHARTDRSPAWGQILSRYGLWLVFAALLVVASLLSDRFLTVPNFLNIARQTSVNALLAFGMTAVILKGGIDLSVGSILAVVGVIAVLLDQAGVPFAGTVLLSLAAGGLIGSLNGMMVAYGKIAPFIVTLAALTIWRGVTLVMTDGSPLSRLSPTFQAFGNVSPLGVPSPVWLALGALLATWFLLRRTGWGRGIYALGSSEDAARFAGLPVDRLKVSAYAFSGLMSALAALVLTSRLNSAQPTAGTGFELDAIAAVVVGGTSLAGGRGGVIGTLLGALIIGVLNNAMNLLDVNAFYQQIVKGLVIVGALLFERFLSSRSA is encoded by the coding sequence ATGTCACAGGTGCACGCACGCACTGACCGCTCCCCCGCGTGGGGCCAGATCTTGTCCCGCTACGGCCTTTGGCTCGTGTTCGCGGCGCTCTTGGTCGTTGCCAGTCTGCTCTCAGACCGTTTTCTGACGGTGCCCAATTTCCTGAACATCGCCCGTCAGACCAGCGTCAATGCTCTGCTGGCCTTCGGGATGACCGCTGTGATCCTCAAAGGCGGCATTGACCTTTCTGTCGGCTCGATCCTGGCAGTGGTCGGCGTGATCGCCGTCTTGCTGGATCAGGCAGGAGTACCGTTCGCCGGCACAGTGCTTCTGAGTCTCGCTGCCGGTGGCCTTATCGGCTCTCTCAATGGGATGATGGTCGCTTACGGCAAGATCGCACCTTTCATCGTGACCCTGGCGGCCCTGACCATCTGGCGCGGTGTGACGCTGGTCATGACTGACGGTTCGCCGCTGAGCCGACTCAGCCCAACCTTTCAGGCGTTCGGCAATGTCAGCCCGCTGGGTGTACCTTCGCCCGTCTGGCTGGCCCTGGGCGCACTGCTGGCAACCTGGTTCCTGCTGCGGCGTACCGGCTGGGGCCGGGGGATCTACGCCCTGGGCAGCAGTGAAGACGCGGCGCGCTTCGCTGGATTGCCGGTAGACCGCCTGAAGGTCAGTGCCTACGCTTTTAGCGGCCTGATGAGTGCGCTGGCGGCCCTGGTGCTGACCTCACGCCTCAACTCCGCGCAGCCAACGGCGGGCACCGGCTTCGAGCTGGACGCCATTGCTGCTGTGGTCGTCGGTGGAACCAGCCTGGCCGGCGGCCGCGGCGGCGTCATCGGGACGCTGCTGGGCGCACTGATTATCGGTGTTCTCAACAACGCCATGAACCTGCTTGACGTGAATGCCTTTTACCAGCAGATCGTCAAAGGCTTGGTCATCGTCGGCGCCCTTCTCTTCGAGAGATTCCTCTCTTCCCGCTCGGCCTAA
- a CDS encoding D-ribose ABC transporter substrate-binding protein, translating into MKKIFALLTFTLLATACDNTQETTTTQTNTTQTVSATATETASGEQAAAAPTTGEGATTIGMSISTLNNPFFVELRDGAQAAADAGSAELTVLDAQDRADKQASDIEDLVTRGVDVILVNATDSDAIVPSIMTANEAGIPVITVDRSANGGQVAYHIASDNVAGGKLAGEFIRDQLGGSGNVVELQGVPGSSAARDRGEGFNIIVKENPGMNVVAAQPADFNRAKGLSVMENILQAQPEIDAVFAHNDEMALGALQAITAADRDIMVVGFDATPDAVDAVKGGTLAATVAQKPGDIGRLGVEKALEVVSSGNVPATTENVPVDLELIK; encoded by the coding sequence ATGAAAAAAATCTTTGCCCTGCTGACCTTTACCCTGCTCGCCACCGCTTGCGACAACACCCAGGAAACCACGACAACCCAGACCAATACCACGCAGACGGTCTCTGCCACGGCAACCGAGACGGCCAGCGGTGAGCAGGCGGCGGCTGCCCCTACCACTGGTGAGGGTGCCACCACCATCGGCATGAGCATCTCTACGCTCAACAACCCTTTCTTTGTAGAGTTGCGTGACGGTGCGCAGGCCGCAGCGGACGCGGGCAGCGCCGAACTGACCGTGCTGGACGCTCAGGACCGGGCCGACAAGCAGGCCAGCGACATCGAGGACCTGGTGACCCGTGGTGTGGACGTGATTCTGGTGAACGCCACCGACAGTGACGCCATCGTGCCCAGCATCATGACCGCCAATGAAGCTGGCATCCCGGTGATTACCGTAGACCGCAGCGCCAACGGCGGACAGGTGGCCTACCATATCGCCTCGGACAACGTGGCAGGCGGCAAGCTGGCCGGTGAATTCATTCGGGATCAACTGGGCGGCAGCGGCAATGTCGTGGAACTCCAGGGCGTTCCCGGCTCCAGCGCAGCCCGTGACCGTGGCGAAGGGTTCAATATCATCGTGAAAGAGAATCCGGGCATGAACGTGGTCGCTGCTCAGCCCGCTGATTTCAACCGCGCCAAAGGCCTCAGCGTCATGGAAAACATCCTGCAGGCGCAGCCGGAGATTGACGCCGTCTTCGCGCACAACGACGAAATGGCTCTGGGGGCGCTTCAGGCCATTACTGCCGCTGACCGGGACATCATGGTGGTGGGCTTTGACGCCACCCCCGACGCTGTAGACGCTGTGAAGGGCGGCACCCTGGCCGCAACTGTGGCCCAGAAGCCTGGCGACATTGGCCGCTTGGGCGTGGAAAAGGCCCTGGAAGTGGTCAGCAGCGGCAACGTGCCTGCCACGACGGAAAATGTCCCGGTTGATTTGGAGCTAATCAAGTAA
- a CDS encoding IS982 family transposase, whose translation MGRRHVIRHLYLWARKHFSDRKSCQHQKVTDAMLVALLLSRLIFKHPFASIWWNILKEDRPGLPSYTQAYTRGIKLLPLLEHVASPAQPCAEVVIDSMPLPICRPKRTHLCQFPGAKWGFGTQGEFFGYKLHAWVTPGGQIVQYVIRPANLHDVTVSYELNLRWPEFEGPTIIGDKGYCCLGYVYPPKKNTKYDTGWRESRHPRIRKRIETVFSALVEAQIRSVQTKTLASLKLRVVLAVLAHNLARP comes from the coding sequence ATAGGACGTCGACACGTCATTCGCCACCTCTATCTCTGGGCCAGGAAGCACTTCAGTGACCGGAAATCCTGCCAGCACCAGAAGGTCACAGATGCCATGCTGGTTGCTCTGCTGCTCTCCCGTCTCATCTTCAAGCATCCATTTGCTTCCATCTGGTGGAACATCCTCAAGGAAGACCGTCCCGGTCTTCCTTCCTACACACAGGCTTACACCAGGGGCATCAAGCTTTTACCACTCTTGGAACATGTTGCCAGCCCAGCTCAGCCGTGCGCCGAGGTTGTGATTGATTCGATGCCCCTCCCCATTTGCCGTCCCAAACGCACTCATCTTTGTCAATTCCCAGGAGCAAAGTGGGGTTTCGGAACTCAGGGTGAGTTCTTCGGATACAAGTTGCACGCCTGGGTCACACCAGGTGGACAAATCGTTCAGTACGTCATCCGACCTGCAAACCTCCACGACGTTACGGTGAGTTACGAGCTGAATCTCAGGTGGCCAGAGTTTGAAGGCCCAACCATCATTGGCGACAAAGGCTATTGCTGTCTAGGCTACGTGTATCCACCCAAGAAGAACACCAAATACGACACGGGATGGCGAGAATCTCGCCATCCCAGAATTCGCAAACGCATTGAAACGGTCTTCTCTGCGCTCGTAGAAGCGCAAATTCGTTCCGTTCAGACCAAAACTCTGGCGTCACTCAAGCTCCGCGTCGTTCTGGCTGTACTCGCGCACAACCTCGCTAGGCCCTAA
- a CDS encoding IS630 family transposase (programmed frameshift), with amino-acid sequence MSGWQPSHFSRAQLEERRLAALEWIKRGEHKNQEIADHFGVSVHTVYTWKARLKQNGNLQATVARGASSRLTPAQHEQLRTLLREGAMQHGFPDETWTTKRVAELIGRHFDVWYHHDHVRKILRKLGFTPQMPDGRAAERNELRIASWQEQVLPELEKKVAEGATVIYLDEVGFSLKGVRRRTWSPRGVTPLVGLRANWEKLSTIGAITSDGRFFQHTKSGAIRSADVTRFFQHLLRQVQGNVVVVLDNARTHHAKSTQAFVACHERLSLVFLPPYAPELNPIELVWAYVKRNVLGNFCAHSVSALKEKLHRAWQRVRYVQLPLHLMNSNLRRYQ; translated from the exons ATGTCCGGATGGCAGCCAAGCCACTTCTCCCGTGCGCAGCTTGAGGAACGCCGCTTAGCTGCTCTGGAGTGGATCAAGCGTGGTGAACACAAAAACCAGGAAATAGCAGACCACTTTGGGGTGTCGGTCCATACGGTCTACACCTGGAAAGCCAGGCTGAAGCAGAACGGTAACTTACAGGCGACAGTTGCTCGTGGGGCTTCTTCCCGCCTCACTCCTGCTCAGCATGAACAGCTCCGCACCCTCCTGCGGGAGGGTGCTATGCAGCACGGGTTCCCTGATGAAACTTGGACGACAAAACGCGTGGCAGAGCTGATTGGACGGCACTTCGATGTGTGGTACCACCATGACCACGTCCGCAAAATCCTGCGAAAGCTTGGCTTCACACCTCAGATGCCAGATGGTCGAGCAGCTGAGCGAAATGAACTCCGGATCGCGTCCTGGCAGGAACAGGTGCTGCCGGAGTTGGAA AAAAAGGTCGCTGAGGGAGCCACCGTCATCTATCTGGATGAGGTCGGCTTCTCGCTGAAAGGCGTGCGAAGGCGAACGTGGTCACCCAGGGGCGTTACGCCCCTGGTGGGGCTCAGAGCGAACTGGGAGAAGCTCTCCACGATAGGCGCTATCACCTCGGACGGACGCTTCTTCCAGCACACCAAATCCGGGGCGATTCGCAGTGCGGACGTCACCCGGTTCTTTCAGCATCTGCTGCGCCAGGTTCAGGGGAACGTCGTCGTGGTGCTGGATAACGCGAGAACGCATCACGCAAAATCGACTCAGGCGTTCGTGGCTTGCCACGAACGCCTCTCCCTGGTCTTCCTCCCACCCTACGCACCAGAACTGAATCCCATCGAACTGGTGTGGGCGTACGTCAAGCGAAATGTGCTGGGCAATTTCTGTGCTCATTCAGTCTCAGCCCTCAAAGAAAAGCTACATCGAGCTTGGCAACGAGTTCGCTATGTTCAACTGCCCCTCCATCTTATGAACTCAAATCTACGCCGTTATCAATAA
- a CDS encoding vWA domain-containing protein — protein sequence MTDADFFQLPFELAEFAENPEPRCPVLLLLDNSYSMSGAKIDALNRALVDFKDELSSDPLAAARCEVAIVSFGPVRVVQEFTAAHNFIPPHLEAEQNTPLGEAVIRGLELLKNRKETIRQGGVGLYRPWVFLITDGAPTDDWHQAAAEIKRGEASKAFAFFSVGVDDADMHMLSQLSERAPLKLQGLKFRELFQWLSASLKSVSQSTPGDRVALSNPAGWAEV from the coding sequence ATGACCGACGCAGACTTTTTTCAATTGCCCTTTGAGCTTGCAGAATTTGCTGAAAATCCGGAACCTCGCTGTCCTGTGCTTCTGCTACTGGATAACAGCTACAGCATGTCTGGGGCAAAAATTGACGCGTTGAACAGAGCTTTGGTCGACTTCAAGGACGAGCTTTCCAGTGACCCCCTGGCTGCTGCACGCTGTGAGGTCGCCATCGTCAGCTTTGGACCTGTCAGGGTTGTCCAGGAGTTCACTGCTGCGCACAACTTCATTCCGCCGCATCTAGAGGCTGAACAGAACACGCCGTTGGGCGAGGCCGTAATTCGGGGGCTGGAACTGCTCAAGAACAGGAAAGAGACCATCCGGCAGGGAGGAGTCGGTCTCTACCGTCCCTGGGTCTTCCTCATCACCGATGGAGCGCCGACAGACGACTGGCACCAAGCTGCCGCAGAGATTAAGCGAGGGGAGGCAAGCAAGGCATTCGCCTTCTTCAGCGTTGGCGTTGACGATGCAGATATGCACATGCTGAGTCAGCTGTCGGAGCGTGCCCCCCTGAAGCTGCAAGGTCTCAAATTCCGTGAGCTGTTCCAATGGCTGTCTGCAAGTCTGAAGAGCGTCTCTCAAAGCACGCCCGGAGACAGGGTCGCGCTATCAAACCCCGCTGGTTGGGCTGAGGTATAA
- a CDS encoding PP2C family serine/threonine-protein phosphatase: MSNWRYISASEIGTGHLATAQPCQDNHKVALIPTGSDEDLLLLVAADGAGSADLSDKGSALVCEAAVTWLIKNLSSGEMDFSELNGSQLMTELVNILEGYLSDHHPDSSQRDLACTLNVAAILPTKAWFLQVGDGAIVVQTADEKLKTVFWPDNGEYANQTFFVTDVPEDHVHVRVIEGEILRISMMTDGLTSLALLMQTQSVHAPFFNAMFGGVEKLGHSKGEDWERLEQGLRQFLNSPAVNSRTSDDKTLILASRLPLTPIPAEAKEENDPV; the protein is encoded by the coding sequence TTGTCCAACTGGCGCTACATCTCTGCGTCTGAAATAGGTACTGGTCACCTTGCGACCGCGCAGCCCTGTCAGGATAATCATAAGGTAGCCCTGATTCCGACAGGGAGCGATGAAGATCTTCTGCTGCTGGTCGCCGCCGACGGTGCTGGCAGCGCTGATCTATCGGATAAGGGAAGTGCCCTCGTATGCGAAGCAGCCGTCACATGGCTGATCAAAAATCTGAGCAGCGGTGAGATGGATTTTTCCGAATTAAACGGTTCGCAATTGATGACCGAGTTAGTCAACATACTTGAGGGTTACTTGTCTGATCATCATCCAGATTCTTCCCAGCGCGATCTGGCCTGCACCTTGAATGTCGCAGCCATACTGCCCACGAAAGCCTGGTTTCTTCAAGTCGGTGACGGTGCCATTGTCGTGCAGACCGCCGATGAGAAACTAAAGACGGTGTTTTGGCCTGACAACGGTGAGTATGCTAACCAGACCTTCTTTGTTACGGATGTGCCAGAAGATCACGTTCATGTCAGGGTTATTGAAGGAGAGATATTACGTATCAGCATGATGACCGATGGACTGACCTCTCTAGCACTCTTGATGCAGACCCAATCGGTTCATGCTCCGTTTTTCAACGCCATGTTCGGCGGAGTTGAAAAACTAGGCCATTCGAAGGGAGAAGACTGGGAGCGACTTGAACAGGGCCTACGACAATTTCTGAACTCTCCAGCTGTCAATTCTCGTACCAGTGACGATAAGACCCTGATCTTGGCAAGCCGTTTACCACTAACGCCCATCCCTGCTGAAGCGAAGGAGGAAAACGACCCAGTATGA